The sequence CGAACCGACCACGCTCGCGGAGTCGCCGCCAGCCTTCAATTGCCCAAAGAAGGATTCCGGGCAATTCAACCAGGAGTTTCTGCGTCAAATCGGTATCCTCGCGGCCGAAGAAGCTTTCGGTCAGCCGCAGCACGATAAACCGCCCCGCCAGGGCTCCGCTCGAATCCGAGAGCCGCGGCAATTCGTTGGTGAGGATTATCAACCTGGTCGAAAGCTTGCATGTAACCGGCTCCAAAAACTTCCGATCGACAGTGACGGCATCTTCACCGCTGACGCTTAAAAGGCGTTCGGCAATGATCGCTTGGTCGCTCTTATGACTCAACCTAGCATCAGAGATGATAGCTACAGACTTTCCGAGTAGCGGCCAAAGCCCAAAATTTTGGGAAAAACTTGCAAGTGTCGGGCCAGCAACATTGGCTCGACCAACTAATTCTCGCAAGACACGAGCAATTGTCCCCTTCCCGCTACGCTTTGGTCCTAGTAGCAATAGGATTTTTTGATAACGGGTGTCTTGGGTAAGCAGGTATCCCAGCCATTCCTGTAGAACCTCGATCGAATGTATATCATCGCCCCACAGACTATGAAGGAATGAAAGCCACTCTTTGGGTTCCGGAAACTGCGGATCAAAGTCAAACTCCAGGGCAGCGGTTCCGAAGAACCTCGGAGTTGAATTGATCTGATAATCGTCCTTGCTTTCGACGAGCGACGGCAGGTGAACTAATTTATTCCTGGTTGCTAAAATCTCGTCAGCGGGCCAGTCAGTTGGTACTTCGCAGATCCAGCATGGTGGATCATGCTGCGTGCTAAGCATTGCTTGTGCGCGAAGGTGGTCACAGACGTTGTTCGTGTTTCCGCTGGATAGCTTTCGATAAACCACATCCAGAGACCGAATTACTTGTGCCCTTACTTCTGACTGCGGGATGATCCGGTACGCTCCTCTTCTCCAATGGAGCCATGTTTCATTGTGATATTGAAGACAAGGCACTCCGTCCGTTTCGGTGGTTTTCAGAAAAGAGCGGGCTTCATCACCAGGATCAAGCTCGCTCGCATCCTCCTTTTGCGATGTCGATACATCAGCAGTGGCAGGCAATAACTCACACAACGGCAGTGCCTCGATATTGGCTGCGATCTCTGAATCGGTTTTGCCTTGATCTCCACATGCGGCGATAAAATTACAAATATCACCGCTAGGAGAGAGACCTGGAAGCCGCTTTATGTGACACTTTGCAGGAGGGGTTAGTTTGGAAAGCCATCTAGCAACTGATGTAGCGTACATCTCTCCCGCCGGATCACTGTCAGGTAGTAGAATTACTTCTTTGCCGGCGAGCGGCGACCAGTCAGTGTTTTTGCCACCATTTGCGCCGTGTGCAGATGTAGTCGTTACAAAGCCAAGTTGCTTTGCTGCCTCAGCACACTTCTCGCCCTCGACGATATATACCTTCGATGCAGTCGGAATTGATGGCAGGTCGTAAAGTGGCAGCTTGCCTGGCGGATCGCCACGCTGCCAGAATTTGCCGG is a genomic window of Pirellulales bacterium containing:
- a CDS encoding phage/plasmid primase, P4 family — translated: PLHFLRSPERHRYSVEGDACRQAEWQTKKTATNATIWTYQSVDRKDVMAVVRVDLDDGNKTYRPYYYTGKFWQRGDPPGKLPLYDLPSIPTASKVYIVEGEKCAEAAKQLGFVTTTSAHGANGGKNTDWSPLAGKEVILLPDSDPAGEMYATSVARWLSKLTPPAKCHIKRLPGLSPSGDICNFIAACGDQGKTDSEIAANIEALPLCELLPATADVSTSQKEDASELDPGDEARSFLKTTETDGVPCLQYHNETWLHWRRGAYRIIPQSEVRAQVIRSLDVVYRKLSSGNTNNVCDHLRAQAMLSTQHDPPCWICEVPTDWPADEILATRNKLVHLPSLVESKDDYQINSTPRFFGTAALEFDFDPQFPEPKEWLSFLHSLWGDDIHSIEVLQEWLGYLLTQDTRYQKILLLLGPKRSGKGTIARVLRELVGRANVAGPTLASFSQNFGLWPLLGKSVAIISDARLSHKSDQAIIAERLLSVSGEDAVTVDRKFLEPVTCKLSTRLIILTNELPRLSDSSGALAGRFIVLRLTESFFGREDTDLTQKLLVELPGILLWAIEGWRRLRERGRFEQPRGGEELVEDMHDLGSPIGAFVRERCLIGPEYETSICSLYSEWKRWCEIVGRRDPGTEQIFGRDLTTAIPAIRRVRKNTSGVRERFYVGVKAHAA